In the genome of Phragmites australis chromosome 9, lpPhrAust1.1, whole genome shotgun sequence, the window GTTCTGTTGGCAACGGGTGGTGGCCATCTTGTTTACCTAGAAATCAAGGAGGCTAAGCTTGTTGAAGTGAAGCATGCACAGCTAGAACACGAGATTTCTTGTCTTGATTTGAACCCAATCGGGGAGAATCCACACTTTAGTTCCCTAGCTGCTGTTGGGATGTGGACTGATATAAGTGTTAGAATATTTTCACTTCCAGACCTTGAATTAATAAGGAAGGAAAATCTAGGTGGAGAAATTGTTCCTCGGTCTGTTCTGCTGTGCACCTTGGAGGGGGTATGTTCTTGACCTCACTTTCTTTGAAAACAAAAATGGCTACTTCAAGTAACATATACTTGCTTTTCTTTTCAGGTTATGTATTTGCTCTGTGCTCTTGGAGATGGTAACCTGTTCAGTTTTCTGTTGAATGCATGTACAGGTGAACTGACTGATAGAAAGAAGGTGTCCCTTGGGACCCAACCAATTAGCCTTCGTACATTCTCATCGAAGGGTACAACCCACGTGTTTGCTTCATCAGATAGACCGACTGTCATCTACAGCAGCAATAAGAAGCTGCTCTATAGCAATGTCAATTTGAAAGAAGTTAATCATATGTGTCGTTTTAATACAGCTGCTTTTCCAGACAGGTTCTTTCTCTGTAGATTTTGTGCCATGAAATTACTTGATCTTTGAGTTCACTGCCTCCTGTATATAGTTGTGAATTCTTGTATCTATTTGGTTGAAATACTGTCACAAGTCAATTTGCATAACCATGAGATCTTTGTGCATAGCCTGGATTGGGGAATATGTTCTTTTAAAAGTAAAACTTTATACTAGTGGTTAAAATGCTGTCACGAGTCAATTTGTATAACCATCAGATATTTGTGCATTGCCTGGATTAGGGAATATGCTCTTTTAGAAGTAAAATTGATACTAGCAGTAGCAATTTATTTGAATCAGCTTTGTTTACAATCTGATGAAACTTGACAGCCTATCCTTGACGCGATGGTGTTGATAATTACCTTCTCATTCTTTCATATACCTGTTTCTTTGGACTTCATCAAGCAACCTCCTTTTAATGTGTATAGACTACATCTATCATTAACAGTCAAATCGGCATGTTAGTTTCTTACATACCATGCCCCGTGGCACGGATAcaaaattagagaagagaaaaggtTTATAACCTGCTAGTTATGTCTCCTAACGTGTTCATTTGATTCTTGATTGTAGCTAGTGCCATTCTACTTGATGCTTTGAGCTAACAATGTATTTATGCCATTATCTCATTAGTTTCTTAGTAGTTATTTGGAAACAATATCACTGTCTTAAGTTTGCTATAATTTACTCCTTTTTTATTATCACAGCCTTGCAATTGCGAAAGAAAGTGAACTTTCAATTGGAACCATTGATGATATCCAAAAGCTTCATATCCGCACAATCCCCCTTAATGAACAAGCACGACGCATTTGCCACCAGGAGCAATCAAAGACACTAGCATTCTGCAGTTTCAAGTACAACCAGACTAGTATGGAGGAAAGTGAGACGCATTTTATTCGTCTGTTAGATCATCAAACTTTTGAGTTCCTGTCTACATATCCTCTAGATCAATATGAATGCGGCTGCTCCATCATTAGCTGCTCATTCTCAGATGATAATAACGTTTACTACTGTGTGGGAactgcatatgttttacctgAGGAAAATGAACCAACAAAGGTAACTTGTCTGAGATTTTGATGTTTCGTAATGCTGTGCATTCCTTTTTAATACTTGTTCAGTTTACTGCTCCTTGTACCTTAATTCTCTGTAAGAATTTTGTTATTGGGTTCTCTTGCACAAAAGCTTATACATCGATGCATCTTGGTGTAGGGGCGAATCCTTGTATTTGCAGTTGAAGATGGAAGGTTGCAATTAATTGTAGAGAAAGAAACCAAAGGAGCTGTTTACTCGTTGAATGCATTCAATGGAAAATTGTTGGCTGCTATCAACCAGAAGATTCAATTGTATAAGTGGATGCTACGTGAGGATGGTTCACATGAGCTGCAATCTGAGTGTGGCCACCATGGGCACATACTGGCCTTGTATACGCAAACCCGTGGTGACTTCATTGTAGTTGGTGATCTGATGAAATCAATATCCTTGCTGGTCTACAAGGTAGCCTTTAACTCTTTGCTTGACACATTGCAacaattctattttttattccaATCTCTTCATTGGGCCAATTaccattgtttttcttttgggcAGCATGAGGAAAGTGCGATCGAAGAGCGTGCTAGGGATTACAATGCGAACTGGATGACTGCAGTTgagatgcttgatgatgaaaTCTATATTGGTGCAGAGAATAGCTATAACCTACTCACTGTGCGCAAGAACAGTGATGCAGCCACAGATGATGAAAGGGCCAGGCTTGAGGTTGTTGGGGAGTACCATCTTGGGGAGTTTGTGAACAAATTCCGCCATGGTTCACTTGTAATGCGCCTTCCAGACTCAGAGATGGGCCAGATTCCCACAGTGATCTTTGGCACAATCAATGGGGTCATTGGCATTATTGCCTCCCTTCCACACGACCAATATGTGTTTCTGGAGAAGCTCCAGTCCAGTCTTGTAAAGTTCATAAAGGGTGTTGGAAACCTCAGCCATGAGCAATGGCGGTCGTTCCATAACGACAAGAAGACGGTGGAGGCTCGGAACTTCCTGGATGGTGACCTGATCGAGTCATTCCTTGACCTTAGCAGAAGCAAGATGGAGGAGGTGGCCAAGGTCGTGGGTGTATCTGTGGAGGAGCTGTCCAGGAGGGTGGAAGAGCTGACGAGACTTCACTAGATGAATGAGTAGAAGTTTGCTGCCACTTATTCCATGTATGTCCGTGGCAACTTTTTAAATTTTCAGTGTCGTAGTCGCATGTAGTTTAATCGCAGTGAGGTGCCTCCTCTGCAACTCGCAAGATTGACCCTATTTTGTTGCTTGGATGACCCAATAGCATTTGAGGTGTCGGTTTGAATGGGGTTCGTTTTTCTTTAGGCTGAAACAAAAATGTGGTGGTGAATCCATCCGACTTGCAGTAGGAACCAAACCGGATCGGCCGGCAGTTGATCCGAGTCCGTCCAGTAGCCGACCACCTTTTCAAACTGCAATTAATTACTCACTGCAATTAATTACTCAGTATTTCTCCATCCGGCAGGGCAGCGCAGCGCGACCAAATCGATTCGAACCACACAAGCACAAGGGAAGCGCCTCCTTTTCATTTCGCTCCCGTCTCATCCCGTCTCTTCTCTCTGCCTTCCCTCTCGCCGATTCGGCCTCCCCGAACCCTAGATCTGCTGCGGATCCCGAGCCTCGCCGCCATGTTCTGGCGCATGACCGGCCTCTCCGCGGCCTCGCCCGTGAGTACCCTTCCCTCCCTGCGCTTGCTTACGGGACTGCTTCAATGCTTGTTCGTCGTTGAATCTAGCTGCGACTGGTCTTGCCAATCGGATCGCGGGTGGTTTAGGTTCCCTGATGCATGCTGCTCTTCCCGATCCCCATCCGTCGCGCGCGCTTAGGGTTTGTTGCTGCCTTGGGATTACACCTCTGCACGAAGACGCCCCTAAGAGTTAGTCAGGCGCGTGCACGCGGGAGCTCCCTGTGCGCGTCCCAACGAATTAGGGGGAACCTAACTGCTGCGCTCGCCGTATCTTGCTAGTGGTATGATCAAAGGAGACGGAAAAGTTTTTTGTTGCTGATGGATGCACACTTTCCGTCGTTGTCTCAAGAAATGGGATAAGTAAGGCAGGAGCTAGTTGCAACAGTTTTGCTGAATCGATTGGATTAGGTTGGTAACTGTTTATTATGCGTCACAGACAATCTTCTGCGGTCTAATTACTGCCTTGGTCGAATGCATTTTCTGTTTTGATTGCATTTCAATTTACTACACTTATATACGAATGCTGAACTGGTATCATGTATGCTACACTTGTTGGTTTTATCTTCCGTACTCATTTATTAATAACTGAATGCCTATTAATTGAACATGATTACTGTTATGTGCTAATCGTTTGAATTGTTCTTTTTCCTACCGTTGCAAGGCCCGTGTGAACATTTGTTACTACACCCTGGGTAATCTCCACCTCACTTGCCTAACTTTGTATCCTGTTGTTCAGGTGGACACAATTCTAGACAAGGAGAACTTCACATTAGAAGAGCTGCTTGATGAGGATGAAATTATTCAGGAGTGCAAAGCGCTGAATACTCGACTCATAAATTTGTAAGCCCTTGAGCTGTTTTCAAGCTGTTACAATTTTCACTTTTCAGCATGCCCAACTAACCATTGAACCTTTATCAGTTACTGAGCTTTTTTCGCTTGTAAAACAGTAATTAAAGACTTGTTGCATTATCTAATATTATTGCTGATAGGTGTTTCCCACTGTGGTCGACAGGAAAAGGAATCCTTTATGAATAAATTAGATAATAAAGGCCATATTTATTATACACGTACATCCTTTTCTGCCACTGTTTTATGCATCGGCACTGCCTATAAGGTTCTATCGTAGAGAATTAAGAAGCAGCTCTAATTGCAATTCATATGCGCGCACAACTTGTTTTTATTTCCTGTTTAAAATCCCCTTGCATTTTACTTTTGGCATATGGTATGTAATTAAGCTAGCAGCAATGTATGCCGAACTTGTTCCTTGATTTTCTAAGAGAAAAACATCTGAACTCATTCTCTTTCCCCATTTTGTAAGCTTCTGCAGAGCAGGTTATACTTAAAggtcatttatttgaatttgctTTCAGTTTTCATCTGTTTCGGTTGTGTCACCTGCTGATAAATGAGGATCGTGTCTCTCTAGCGAACTAAAGAGTGCTTATTCAAGTTTGACTTGCTTTTACTATGCTCGATCTCAAAACAAGGAAGTAGCTTTATATGTTAATAGTTTAGTAATTAGTGCCAGCATACTGTATATCTTTCCATCAGTCTTCATTGTTTTTGACAATTACACTGCAAATTGTTTCTTTTACCTGATTCTAGTTTTGTTTTCGTGCCTAACATGCTTGAATGTTGTATCTAGTTTGCGAGATAAGGCCCAAGTGGAGCAATTACTTCGTTACATCGTGGAAGAAGTTCCAGATGATTCAGAGAAGAAGCGGTCTTTCAAGTATGCTATGGATTATTGTTATTTACTACCATGCTATATGTAAATCTAGCTCGCTAATGAGCTTTGTCAAACTTCACTTGTCTACCTCTGGCAGGTTTCCATTTATTGCTTGCGAGATATTTACTTGTGAAATTGACATTATCTTGAGGACCTTGGTAGAGGATGCTGAGGTAAATATATTCACTTGTTAATACATTTCTCTGGAACATGCTACTTCACAGGTTGATAAACTTCATTCCAGCTAACCATATCCATCCCTTTTGTTACATGATGCAGTTAATGGATTTGCTTTTCTCATTTGTTAAACCTGATCATCCACATAGCACTTTATTAGCTGGTTACTTCAGTAAGGTACTCTTTCCCCCTTTTATTCTGGGACCCCTAATCATGGCTCAACTTATCTTCAACACCTCTGCAATGTCTTTAACTTCTTAAGTCTGCAATGTCTATAACTTCTTAACTGTCTTAGCGTAATTTAGACATTGAGCTTCACGCTGTCCCTCTGTTGCATTGTGATGAGTTATGGAGCTCAGTTTGGCTACCTATTTGTTCTAGGTGGTAATATGTTTGATGCTGCAGAAGACTGCTCCTCTTATGAGTTATGTTCAGGTATTGCTGATCTGTTCTATAGAAACATAGATTGTTGCTACTTTGTCCTTGTTGTTGGCAATTACTACTtaaccttgagcttgacttgttTTACCTGCTTTGAGTGTGCATTCATATTTTGTTTTGCTAACCAAAGAAACCTAAATTAGAAGTCTAATGCTATAATGGCTGATAGATTGTTTGCTCCTCTCTAAGTTCCTGCTGTAAATCTAGTTTTGCTTACGTGCTTCCGTATCCATGTGCATGTGCTTGCCTTGCTGACTGGAGTTGTAAATCTGCAATActttttgttcttgatttcGTAAGGGTGCATGAATAGAAAATGATTTATGGTCAATAAATATTGAGTTCCTTGGTTCCTTTTTGCAATGGAAATCTCAGTTCTGCTCATTACCCACATgtgttttcctttcatacatTCGATTGTCTCCTTTCTTTAAACATTtgaatttgaccaaattttTTACTTGTAAAGTTCTGTACACACCGTAAACTTGGAATCGTTTGTGCATATTCCAATTTATGTTTGCTTTTCTTTGCTACCTTCTTTAGGAGCATCCAGATATTGTTGTCCAACTTGTTGATCTCATTGGCATCACATCAATAATGGAGGTAAACAGTTACTGAATTAATTCCCCATCTATTTTGGTGAGTAACATTTGGTTGATGCTGTTCATGAACTGACTGTAAAACAGGTGTTGATAAGATTGATTGGTGCTGACGAAACCATATACTCGAATTTTGCCGACACATTGCAGTGGTTAGAGAATACAGATGTCTTGGAACTGATTGTGGATAAATTTAGCTCATCTGTAAGTGCTGACGCTTGATCATTCAGTAACATAGTGCtatacaaaatatatattttctcagtagaataggtttttttctgctttaaaaaaaaaatcatattttgcTAGTACAGAGCTAGAGATAGGgtcaaaggctttgttgttgttgctagtATTTGCTAGTACAGAGCTCATGTACCTAATATGACCAAGCAGGACTCCCCTGAAGTACATGCAAATGCTGCAGAAATCCTTTCTGCAGTGACTCGATGTGCCCCTCCTGCTCTTGCTGCAAAAATATGCAGCCCAAGGTTTCTCCTTTTTGTTTAACTTGTTGTGCAATCAGAAAAGTATAAATTTTGACTCACATGTCAACTATCATTGTGTTCACTTTTTCTTTGTCTGTTCCATGTTATTTCAGTTTTGTTGGTAGGCTGTTTCGTCATGCTCTTGAGGAATCAAGGCCAAAATCTGTCCTGGTTCATTCGCTGTCAGTATGCATATCTCTTTTGGACCCAAAAAGACTAGCATCAGCCTCATACCAAGCATTTAGAAGTAACTTAAGTCACGGGACACTGGTCACTGCCAGTCCAGAGACAGTTGATGGTATGCTGGAGAGTCTAGGTGAGTGCTCTGTATTTGATTCTATCAAGTTAATGCTACTTGCGTTATTTGAATTGTTCACTTTTGATCTTGATTCTTTTTATCACATGCATTATCCTTATCATGTGTGCCATGATACACTAGATGTTTTTACTAACGTGCATGATTGCCCTTTTGAGGTTTCTTACCGATGTACCCAAACTCACATCTTAGGTGATTTGCTGAAGTTATTGGACATTACTTCTTCAGAATATGTTTTGCCTACAACATATGGATGCTTGTGCCCCCCTCTTGGAAAACACCGTTTGAAGGTACGCTCTGATGATGTGAATGCTCTTAATTAGTTTGAGTATATGTGAATCTTTTGCTTAAGCCAATCTATTTTTAACCTGAATGGATTTCACTTAAGCTTTTAGTTATTTGATGGAAACACTAATATTTAATGCTGCTGCTTAGGGCTACCTAGACTTTTCTAGTATTATGAGTCCTGATGGCCTCAACTACTGTTCACATCGCAAACTCTCTGCAGTTAGGCCACTTGGCCAGGCTTGTTAGTCGTTTCCTTCTTTCGACATGCCCACTTCAGAGCTCTTACatttcttgtttttgttttaaTTGATGGTATTTCTGTTTCTTTCAGATTGTAGAGTTCATCTCTGTTTTGCTGACAATTGGTAGTGAAATTGCTGAAAAGGAGCTAATAAGCCAATCTGCAATAAAGCATTCCATCGATTTGTTTTTTCAGTAAGTGGGCTATTGTGTGTTTATGTGCCTATCAATTATCATTGCTAAAGGAAAATATTCACACATTGGTTGGTACTGCAGGTACCCTTATAATAACTTCTTGCATCATCATGTTGAGAACATTATCATTTCTTGCCTTGAAGTTAAAAGAAATCAGCTGATTGACCATGTTCTTAGTGACTGTGACCTTGTTGGTAAAGTACTTGTCGCagaaaaaaattcttctctGTTAGCAGACTCCAATGGGGTAATCTATTACTTGATTCTTGTCACCGCGTATTCTCCTTGCCATACTACATTGACATAGGATCCTGTATCATGATTATATCTTTTATTTACAGCCAACATTACCGTCAGAAGCGAAAGAACCCCCAAGAATTGGGAACATTGGGCACATAACTCGAATAGCAAATAAGTTCATTCAATTGGGAAATAGTAACAGTGTAATCCAGAGCCAGTTGCAGGTAATTCGAGTTTCTGTTTTTTTGTTAGCCCAGCAATTTGAAACTGTTGTTTGTTAGCATCGCATTGATGAAATTTGTCTTCATAGGAGAATAGTGAGTGGGCCGAATGGCAAACAGATGTCCTGGTCAAACGCAATGAGGTGGAGAACGTTTATCATTGGGCATGTGGGTAGGTTCTTTAACCATCCTTTTTTCTGCTTTGTGTCTGATTGTTTTGTACATTGTTGAAACACCCATGGTGATTTCTTGTTGTGGGGGATTTTATATTTCTTTCCTGACTGTTGGCTATCCACGTTTATACTGCAGGCGTCCAACTTCTCTTCATGATCGTGGTAGGGATAGTGATGACGATGACTTCCGAGACAGGGACTATGATGTGGCAGCACTTGCTAATAATCTGAGCCATGCATTTCGATATGGGATATACAGTAACGATGACATTGAAGAGGTGATTTTTCTGGATTTGCAACATTGTGAGTTTTGGCAGCATGCTATAAATTTTTTACTGGTATTTAATGGAACTGAAATGAGTTCGTGAAACAGTTTTACAATTTAACATTGCAAACATTCTATTTAATGTAAAAACTAGAGATCCTCACAGATTCTAGTGCTTCCTATGACTAATGTATTTTATGTCAATGATTGCAGGCGCAAGGATCACATGAACGTGACGACGAGGTATGTTAGCAGTACTATTTATGTTACATTTGTTTGCTCTTTTTGTCATTAGATTGTGCTCAATATAGTCTCATAGTTTGTCCTTAAGATAATGTAAGGTCAGTATATTTAATTTGACAGTTTCGAAATACTGTGTCCTGCTAGCAAAGTAATGGATTTTCTGCAGCCTGAATTGTGTGTATCTGTCTCAGGATGTCTACTTTGACGATGAATCAGCTGAAGTGGTA includes:
- the LOC133929533 gene encoding DNA damage-binding protein 1-like isoform X2 produces the protein MADRIEKKNGGSQALPLFRLRPPSPSFSHLVEPSSQWHTAAAEMSVWNYVVTAHKPTSVSHSCIGNFTSPNQLNLIIAKCTRIEIHLLTPQGLQPMLDVPIYGRIATIELFQPHNETQDFLFIATERYKFCVLQWDAEKSELLTRAMGDVSDRIGRPTDNGQIGIIDPDCRLIGLHLYDGLFKVIPFDNKGQLKEAFNIRLEELQVLDIKFLHGCVKPTIVVLYQDNKDARHVKTYEVALKDKDFVEGPWSQNNLDNGAGLLIPVPAPLGGVIIIGEETIVYCNANATFKAIPIKQSIIRAYGRVDPDGSRYLLGDNTGTLHLLVLTHERERVTGLKVEYLGETSIASSISYLDNGVVYVGSRFGDSQLIKLNLQADASGSFVELLERYVNLGPIVDFCVVDLDRQGQGQVVTCSGAFKDGSLRVVRNGIGINEQASVELQGIKGLWSLKSSFNDPYDMYLVVSFISETRFLAMNMEDELEETEIEGFDAQTQTLFCQNAINDLLIQVTANSVRLVSCTSRELVDRWNAPAGFSVNVASANASQVLLATGGGHLVYLEIKEAKLVEVKHAQLEHEISCLDLNPIGENPHFSSLAAVGMWTDISVRIFSLPDLELIRKENLGGEIVPRSVLLCTLEGVMYLLCALGDGNLFSFLLNACTGELTDRKKVSLGTQPISLRTFSSKGTTHVFASSDRPTVIYSSNKKLLYSNVNLKEVNHMCRFNTAAFPDSLAIAKESELSIGTIDDIQKLHIRTIPLNEQARRICHQEQSKTLAFCSFKYNQTSMEESETHFIRLLDHQTFEFLSTYPLDQYECGCSIISCSFSDDNNVYYCVGTAYVLPEENEPTKGRILVFAVEDGRLQLIVEKETKGAVYSLNAFNGKLLAAINQKIQLYKWMLREDGSHELQSECGHHGHILALYTQTRGDFIVVGDLMKSISLLVYKHEESAIEERARDYNANWMTAVEMLDDEIYIGAENSYNLLTVRKNSDAATDDERARLEVVGEYHLGEFVNKFRHGSLVMRLPDSEMGQIPTVIFGTINGVIGIIASLPHDQYVFLEKLQSSLVKFIKGVGNLSHEQWRSFHNDKKTVEARNFLDGDLIESFLDLSRSKMEEVAKVVGVSVEELSRRVEELTRLH
- the LOC133929533 gene encoding DNA damage-binding protein 1-like isoform X1, with the protein product MADRIEKKNGGSQALPLFRLRPPSPSFSHLVEPSSQWHTAAAEMSVWNYVVTAHKPTSVSHSCIGNFTSPNQLNLIIAKCTRIEIHLLTPQGLQPMLDVPIYGRIATIELFQPHNETQDFLFIATERYKFCVLQWDAEKSELLTRAMGDVSDRIGRPTDNGQIGIIDPDCRLIGLHLYDGLFKVIPFDNKGQLKEAFNIRLEELQVLDIKFLHGCVKPTIVVLYQDNKDARHVKTYEVALKDKDFVEGPWSQNNLDNGAGLLIPVPAPLGGVIIIGEETIVYCNANATFKAIPIKQSIIRAYGRVDPDGSRYLLGDNTGTLHLLVLTHERERVTGLKVEYLGETSIASSISYLDNGVVYVGSRFGDSQLIKLNLQADASGSFVELLERYVNLGPIVDFCVVDLDRQGQGQVVTCSGAFKDGSLRVVRNGIGINEQASVELQGIKGLWSLKSSFNDPYDMYLVVSFISETRFLAMNMEDELEETEIEGFDAQTQTLFCQNAINDLLIQVTANSVRLVSCTSRELVDRWNAPAGFSVNVASANASQVLLATGGGHLVYLEIKEAKLVEVKHAQLEHEISCLDLNPIGENPHFSSLAAVGMWTDISVRIFSLPDLELIRKENLGGEIVPRSVLLCTLEGVMYLLCALGDGNLFSFLLNACTGELTDRKKVSLGTQPISLRTFSSKGTTHVFASSDRPTVIYSSNKKLLYSNVNLKEVNHMCRFNTAAFPDSLAIAKESELSIGTIDDIQKLHIRTIPLNEQARRICHQEQSKTLAFCSFKYNQTSMEESETHFIRLLDHQTFEFLSTYPLDQYECGCSIISCSFSDDNNVYYCVGTAYVLPEENEPTKGRILVFAVEDGRLQLIVEKETKGAVYSLNAFNGKLLAAINQKIQLYKWMLREDGSHELQSECGHHGHILALYTQTRGDFIVVGDLMKSISLLVYKVAFNSLLDTLQQFYFLFQSLHWANYHCFSFGQHEESAIEERARDYNANWMTAVEMLDDEIYIGAENSYNLLTVRKNSDAATDDERARLEVVGEYHLGEFVNKFRHGSLVMRLPDSEMGQIPTVIFGTINGVIGIIASLPHDQYVFLEKLQSSLVKFIKGVGNLSHEQWRSFHNDKKTVEARNFLDGDLIESFLDLSRSKMEEVAKVVGVSVEELSRRVEELTRLH
- the LOC133929534 gene encoding uncharacterized protein LOC133929534 isoform X1 is translated as MFWRMTGLSAASPVDTILDKENFTLEELLDEDEIIQECKALNTRLINFLRDKAQVEQLLRYIVEEVPDDSEKKRSFKFPFIACEIFTCEIDIILRTLVEDAELMDLLFSFVKPDHPHSTLLAGYFSKVVICLMLQKTAPLMSYVQEHPDIVVQLVDLIGITSIMEVLIRLIGADETIYSNFADTLQWLENTDVLELIVDKFSSSDSPEVHANAAEILSAVTRCAPPALAAKICSPSFVGRLFRHALEESRPKSVLVHSLSVCISLLDPKRLASASYQAFRSNLSHGTLVTASPETVDGMLESLGDLLKLLDITSSEYVLPTTYGCLCPPLGKHRLKIVEFISVLLTIGSEIAEKELISQSAIKHSIDLFFQYPYNNFLHHHVENIIISCLEVKRNQLIDHVLSDCDLVGKVLVAEKNSSLLADSNGPTLPSEAKEPPRIGNIGHITRIANKFIQLGNSNSVIQSQLQENSEWAEWQTDVLVKRNEVENVYHWACGRPTSLHDRGRDSDDDDFRDRDYDVAALANNLSHAFRYGIYSNDDIEEAQGSHERDDEDVYFDDESAEVVISSLRLGDDQDSSSLFTNSNWFTFDGDRGINDRFAAPVPLSSPNSEEASLNTEESDEVLTGEASGTGSQMESVSLENGPVEETEELAEVAKHTDASTDDEKLLCTGEENAPKEAEASERPADVQGGQADTQVVDEAEASCGEMGTERTVDETASTSEPVEALPGASTDSGDIDNQSADLAGSNDLAHDSGSGSHVEGDSTEVDDEKTSVVATTN
- the LOC133929534 gene encoding uncharacterized protein LOC133929534 isoform X2, yielding MFWRMTGLSAASPVDTILDKENFTLEELLDEDEIIQECKALNTRLINFLRDKAQVEQLLRYIVEEVPDDSEKKRSFKFPFIACEIFTCEIDIILRTLVEDAELMDLLFSFVKPDHPHSTLLAGYFSKVVICLMLQKTAPLMSYVQEHPDIVVQLVDLIGITSIMEVLIRLIGADETIYSNFADTLQWLENTDVLELIVDKFSSSDSPEVHANAAEILSAVTRCAPPALAAKICSPSFVGRLFRHALEESRPKSVLVHSLSVCISLLDPKRLASASYQAFRSNLSHGTLVTASPETVDGMLESLGDLLKLLDITSSEYVLPTTYGCLCPPLGKHRLKIVEFISVLLTIGSEIAEKELISQSAIKHSIDLFFQYPYNNFLHHHVENIIISCLEVKRNQLIDHVLSDCDLVGKVLVAEKNSSLLADSNGPTLPSEAKEPPRIGNIGHITRIANKFIQLGNSNSVIQSQLQENSEWAEWQTDVLVKRNEVENVYHWACGRPTSLHDRGRDSDDDDFRDRDYDVAALANNLSHAFRYGIYSNDDIEEAQGSHERDDEDVYFDDESAEVVISSLRLGDDQDSSLFTNSNWFTFDGDRGINDRFAAPVPLSSPNSEEASLNTEESDEVLTGEASGTGSQMESVSLENGPVEETEELAEVAKHTDASTDDEKLLCTGEENAPKEAEASERPADVQGGQADTQVVDEAEASCGEMGTERTVDETASTSEPVEALPGASTDSGDIDNQSADLAGSNDLAHDSGSGSHVEGDSTEVDDEKTSVVATTN
- the LOC133929534 gene encoding uncharacterized protein LOC133929534 isoform X3 is translated as MFWRMTGLSAASPVDTILDKENFTLEELLDEDEIIQECKALNTRLINFLRDKAQVEQLLRYIVEEVPDDSEKKRSFKFPFIACEIFTCEIDIILRTLVEDAELMDLLFSFVKPDHPHSTLLAGYFSKVVICLMLQKTAPLMSYVQEHPDIVVQLVDLIGITSIMEVLIRLIGADETIYSNFADTLQWLENTDVLELIVDKFSSSDSPEVHANAAEILSAVTRCAPPALAAKICSPSFVGRLFRHALEESRPKSVLVHSLSVCISLLDPKRLASASYQAFRSNLSHGTLVTASPETVDGMLESLGDLLKLLDITSSEYVLPTTYGCLCPPLGKHRLKIVEFISVLLTIGSEIAEKELISQSAIKHSIDLFFQYPYNNFLHHHVENIIISCLEVKRNQLIDHVLSDCDLVGKVLVAEKNSSLLADSNGPTLPSEAKEPPRIGNIGHITRIANKFIQLGNSNSVIQSQLQENSEWAEWQTDVLVKRNEVENVYHWACGRPTSLHDRGRDSDDDDFRDRDYDVAALANNLSHAFRYGIYSNDDIEEAQGSHERDDEDVYFDDESAEVVISSLRLGDDQDRGINDRFAAPVPLSSPNSEEASLNTEESDEVLTGEASGTGSQMESVSLENGPVEETEELAEVAKHTDASTDDEKLLCTGEENAPKEAEASERPADVQGGQADTQVVDEAEASCGEMGTERTVDETASTSEPVEALPGASTDSGDIDNQSADLAGSNDLAHDSGSGSHVEGDSTEVDDEKTSVVATTN